In the genome of Phocoena sinus isolate mPhoSin1 chromosome 15, mPhoSin1.pri, whole genome shotgun sequence, the window TGCCTAACTTATAAATTGCCATGTGTCAAAATTGTGGTTCTGTAATTGCTAAAGCATGATATGTCAGGTTATTTGAATATAATTCCTTTTTGAAGTAACTGTGACCACAAAACATCTTTTTTACGTGAAGAGCTGTACATCATTTGAAATTACTCGAATGATGTCTTGATCTGAAGCATAAATCCCAGGgacttaatgtttttaaataatactgtgtcactgcaggggatgggggcggtggagaagaaaaaggaataatagGGTGAAAAAAAAGCACTGACCTGAACTAACCAGTATGTGAATTGCTTTGCAGCTTTTATTTATGGGAAATCCTTGCTTTGGATGCCAGTGGGCAGCTGCAATCTGAAAAACAATCCAGTAAATGTtgtgttgttttgtattttgtagcAGGCAATTAATTATCAACCGTTAAATAAGAATATCTTTGATACTGGGAATTGTtgcatacagaatatttttaaaaggtgatgaGCTCTTGCCTTTATTTCACAGTACTTGAAGTGATAAACTTCTAGTCAGGTTTCCTATAAAAGAAACCAATTAATATATGTACCTAAACCACAAAAATAGTATACCAGACtatttgaaaattattgtttttctatttaaaatattgttttgctTGCGACTTCTTAGGACATTTGTAAAAGCAAGTTAAAGCCAATAaggtttttgattattttttgtaaCCGGAGATggtttttacaattaaaataacatttcaacTAAACAAACCATTGCTAAATAATGATATTTAATAATAAGTTGCCTTGTATAACTTCTGAAAATTATACTTGTTCTGAAAAGTATAAGAATACCCTAATGTTAAAAAgatttctaaacaaaattttatcctgtttttttttaCTCTGCTCTAATGACAAAATTCTATAGATTTTCATCTTCCAGTGTAGTTACTTTTCGTTAGATAGCTCGTAGGTAATGGCTTTTacctgttaaaatataaataacagcaGGCATTCGAGAGGACTAAACTGGAGTAGAGTGTTCATGGGTTAGAATTAGACTCTCGGATTATGGAGCATATTATCCTGTTTAATGTTAAACATGGATCTTATATGAATTAAGAAAAATCTTCCTGTTAATAAAAACTTCCTTTTAACTATGATGTTTTTCctgattataatttctttttaataactaaggagcaaaagaaatgtttttccttgTAAGAATTCACCTAATTGCCGCGCGCTCGAGCCGGCTCTGCGCCGCGAGGTTGAGTCTCTTAAGTTGGACGCGCTgcgcctcctcccctcctccctccgaTGTCCAGTTCATTCTCCCCGGTCAGGTTCTGGTGCCCCGGGCCGGCCTGAAACCCTAGGGATTGTCGGGGGGCGGCTCGTTTTAACTGTTAACTCGGGGCGGACATGCTTGAGTGTTGTCAACATTAAGGTCTGGACGCGGCCGTCGGGttcgggcgggggggggggggtgcgccCCGACACCGACCTCGACGCGGCCCCGAGTCTCGCGCTCCCAAGGCTACACAGCCGCGCGTTCCCTCCAACACCCCTCTTgccgccccgccgccccgccgccccgccgccgccTGAGCCACTACGCAAGCCCGCGGAGCCAATAGGAACGCGCGGCCGGCCGGCCCGCCCGGGGATTGGCACCCGCGGCTCGGGCCGCGCGCCCCCATTGGCTCGCGGAGCCTGGAGGATTCTGCGGTGAGACGGCAGAGGCCGTTCGGGAAGGCGGGGCGGGGCAAGAGGCGGTGGGATAGGCAGGTCCGGAGCTCCGCCCCTTCCGCTTCTCAGGCCTGACCTTCCGGTAGCCGGCCTGCACGCTGAGCCGACCTTGACGGGTCCTGGCGATTCGGCCCGACGCGCCCCCTCTCGCGACATCATGGTGGCGTACTGGCGACAGGCTGGACTCAGGTAGGGCCGGGCATCGGGAGGGGCGGACAGCTGGGGCGCGGGGAGGTCCGGGGCGAACCGGGGTCGGAGGTCACGCCGGgcgcggcgggggtgggggtggtcccGGCGAGTGCGGCCCCAAGATGGCGGCCTGCGGGCGGGGAGGCCGGGTTCACGGCCGTGGGATGCGGGCGCGCCGGGGCCGAGCACCTGTCCGCACCTGCCGGGGGCGCCGCCGAGCACCTGTGCGCCGCCTTGAACGCGCTCGACAAGTGCCGTGTCTTCCCGTGGACGGCGCTTCTCACCCGCGGGGCCTTTGTCCTTTAAATTACACTCGGTTGACGTTCTAGAAGTAACAGAGCCACATACAACTTGAGAACTCGGAGGAGCGGGGAGAGGTCTCAGGAGGTAACCACGGTCACCATACCTGGCCGTTCTAGCATTAAGGTGGGGCCTTTTAAAATAGCATATccatcttttatttaaattagctCCTGTTGCTCTCAGGTTTCCTTATTGGTAAAACGGCTGAGCCCTTGGTAAGGTGTACAAAGCTCTGCCACAAGGCGAGTGGTGGCTCTTGGGAAGCCAAACTATGGAACCCACTGGAGGACATGACTTCTGGTGAAACGGAGACACCATGGATCTAGGTGTCACACCTGGTTTCTTTGCCTGTGCACCCAGTTGAGCCGCTCACCTGGCTCAGGTTAACACACCTTGTTGCTTGACTAGATTAAGTAGCACTTCCTAGTAGTGACCGTCTGTGGGTATGTGACTGTGGGCAACCCAAGTGTGTCCTGACTTTCAAGGTCAAGCAAAGTTCTGTACAGTTGGAAGGATGATGGCCCCAGTCAGAGGGACCgtgtattaagcacctactacgAGACAGGTGGGGCAATCCTGCTCTCCACACTTTGTCTTTCCTCCTCCCTACCACCAGTGAGGCAAATACTGTTATCCTTCTGCTTTGTTCCATTGTTTTTACAGAATAAATTAGCCCAAAAGATGGAACAACTTAAAATTCACCAATTAGTAGGAGTGGAAGCAAGAATTGGAATTCCTGCCtctggcccaaaaaaaaaaacctgaaacatgagaaaatagtcagcagctccctcccctctgtcctTCCTGTTTTCAAACAGTGTAAAAAGTGAGCTGACATCTTTTGGAAAATAAGATGTTGATGGGAGTCCATCTACCAAACAGGAAGCAGGCTGTTAGATATTTTGCTAGAATTGATGATGTTCTCTAAGGACGTCTCAGTTTAATTTAGAAACCTTGCTTGGGAAGTATTTTCAATGGCAGGCCTGACAAGCAGAATCCAATATTCTCAGGAAAACCTTTAAATAATCAGAAGTAGACCTGTTttaattcaaaatagtttttttccctcttttaattatgtatactttaccttgtaagaataataaaagaaaaaattttaaatagagaaatggaaaaagaccACTCATATCCTCTGTTAACATTTAGGACTGTTTACTGTgctgtgggatttttttctctaatatatgcatcttttatttcaaattaatatgtattaaagagaaaacactgcaaagaagaaaaaccaaaaatcacCTAACCCCAATTAAGactttgatatatttctttctgctcttctttttctttgtataggTTCCTTTTGcattagtcatttttttaaattagttaattaacttttttttttttggctacgttgggtctttgtttctgcgcacaggcttttcattgcggtggcttctcctgttgtggagcacaggctctagggcgcacgggcctcagtagctgtggctcgccggctctagagcacaggctcagtagctgtggctcacgggcttaattgctccgcggcatgtgggatcttcccggaccagggctcgaacctgtgtcccctgcatcggcaggcagattcttaaccattgcaccaccagggaagccctgcattagTCATTTTTAAGTTTACTTCTACAATGATGTACAATCcaaccaaaatgaaaagtataggaagaaaaacaaaagcacagtcacacagcaagtctgGCTGGATCATTGATAATTAGCTTTATATTGTCTCGTGTTCCTCCAGCTACATCCGATACTCCCAGATCTGTGCAAAAGCAGTGAGGGATGCACTGAAGACGGAATTCAAAGCAAACACCGAGAAGACTTCCGGCAGCAgcataaaaattgtgaaagtgAAAAAGGAATAATCTGTAAGTTGTTGGTGGATTTAGAGAAAGAGCTGCATCTTAAGTATttagagagcttttaaaaatcaaaataattttagttctGCCTTCTGTCCACATTTGGTCCATCAGCACATCTAGAAGTTAGTTAGTGGGATGATAATGTCACGCATACAGGTTGAGGAAGCCCCATGGCATCATCAAAGAATGTCATTTCGAGGCCCTGACAAGCAGAAGTAACCTGCCACGTTGATTTTCAGTTCATTGAGCAATGCTAGGTAGAAAGCcatcttattttaattaaacctGTTTCATGTGTCTGCACAAAATCAAATAATTCGGAGGATAAACTCCCCACTTTTATAATTGTTACTGGAGTTATGTAACAGTGCAGGAGCATGAAAAATTACAGTTCTTTGAGTTTTTATTTCCGCCACATCTGCTCATGTTCTCACAAATCACTACTTCCCGAACGTAGGGCTACAAGTACAGGCAAGGCTCCTGCTATTTTATCAAGCAATAAAATCGGCAAGACCCTGCAGTGAATACTGTTTTGCTAAATTTATGTTTTCAGAGTttggttcattttatttctgatgtTGGCAATGCGAAGTAAGGCAGTTTCGTACAGTTGATAAGTTCAGACTTTCGTGTTCCAAACTATTAAAGTGATTTGATCTCTAAACTGCTTTCTTGACATTATTATTTCGAAGATCAAGCGAGGCAAATTACCAGAAAGCTGTTTTTCagatttaattttcttgtttagCTTTAAAAAAGCTTCAGACCCGCAGTTGCAGGGAAATGTGATAAATAGTAATCCTTTGGCAGCTTGTGGTTATGAGCGATGTTACTTATTGGAACTGTCTCCCCTAagcacttttcattttcattttgaattagtaaatattttattacaagtcTGGAGATGTGGTGTTGAGCCCTTTTTCTGGGGCTCTCTGTCTGATCTCATAATTCTGAGGAATGAGACCTGGTTTTAggttgggttgttttgttttaacaatgAGCTAACTGAGAAAAATCACCCAGCCTGTGCCTGCAGCATGGCCGAGCCAGACTCCGCATCGAACTCCCTCCACCTTGTAATGTCCTTTGGGCCAGGAAGTAGTAGTGTCCAGCTCCGGTAAGCAGAACAGTGACCATTCTCTATCCATCGTGCTGGGGACGCAGCCCCACCGCCTCAGCACAGGGGATTTAGCGTCTTTTAAAGGCAGAGTGTTTCTTTATTGCGGGGAGAGTGTTTGGTTTTTCTTAGCAGGGAAGTGCCTCTTCGGCTAAGGCAGTGCACGTGAACCTGCACTTTCTACAGCTGAGAGCCAGGGTTTATCACCAACCGAGTGGACTGGGTCTGCAGTCATATTATACTGCTCGTTATAAGGAAGTTACTTTCCCTATTCGTGTTGGATTTTTAAGAAAACGTGAAGGACTGGCAACttgctgtttctcttttcctcctagaCCCTGACTACAGCTTTAAATGCTGCGTGCTCACGGTGAAGATGTGTGGGCACGTGTTATGGCAGATTGAAAACGATCCCCCTtcgtggggggggcggggaaccTGTCTTGTTCATAGACTGACAATGCCGATACATTAAAGTACAGTTCACTCTTGCTGttggtttttggtttctttcGGACTTTTTCTGTTTGGGAACTACCACACCACTGCAGGATTATGATCATATGAACCAGGGCTTTTTAAAGGAGAACagtgaattccctggtggtccagtggttaggactccgagcttccactgcacggggcacgggttcgatccctggtcggcgaactaagatcctgtaagacGCACagcttgaaaaaaagaaaaaaaaagttaaagggagAACAGATATCATATCGAGTGACCAGAGGGATCCAGGAGACATTTTGAAAACGTCTCAAAAGAAAAGGTTCTCTTTTTCGTGACGTAATTGACAGAATTGGGCTCCGTCATTGAGGCTGTCTTGCCCCTTGCCTTTGAATTGCAGACGTCATGTCAGAGCAGTGGGTTGGGGTCAGGGGTGGGCCGGGTTGTCTGCTGGCCTCGTCCTTCTGCGCCGGCAGCCGTATCCAGGTGGTGCGACTCAGCAGGCTGAGTGCGAGTAATTATGGAAAGTGGAGATGAGAAGAAATGCTAAATTGTAGTATTCATTTTCTATCGTGCACTTCAAAGCTATCGAGAAGTACTGTTGTCGAAATTCGCTAAGCACAAGATACTTTTCACATTGTCTTATGAGTGAATCTTTATATTCTGGGAGCACTTCTCACAGGAAACGAGGCAAAGCCGCTCAGCAACACGCTTACCGAGCTGACGGCCGAGCTGACGTGAAAATCTAAGCTTCTGGACTGCAGGTCTAGGGCACGATCGTGACAGCAGGTCCATGGTGTTTTCACGGTGATTCATTTACCTATTAAATATTTAGGGTCGAAGAATTGTTGCCAGCAGggtgtttttcactttcttggaaACTTGAAGGCACTCAGCCAAGTAAAACCCCAAAGTTTACAAAGTTGCAAAGTTAACTGCTTGATTTTTTACCCACttctggagatggagagagacactTGGACAGGAAATGTTGAAACACCGGTTTAGCTTCTGCCCCAGGACAGGTTCTCAGCTTGGTACTTAAGCTAACAATAATTTATCACGGCCACTCCGCCATGCCAAGGATGAGGGCAAGAAAACGCCTTTGTTGTTGGCTTCTGGAGAGGACTTCCTGCCCTGGACACTTGACCTACAGGCTTTATCTCATTCTTGGCATGGGGCACACGAGGAGCTGCAGGGCTGGACAGAAGCAGCCTACGAGCCCCTTGTGCcctgtgcctcaggctgttgtcCTGCTCTTTTGAAGTCAAGGCCCCTCAGTTGTCATGCTTCCGGTCCCCACAATTAAGGTACCAGGAGGCATCTTTCATTATAGGGACAGGAATAAATGGATCACAAGGCCGTGGGGCCTTTTTGGTACCaggcaaatgaagtaactgataGGCAGAGGGCCAGACTCTTTCCAGCCAGTTCAATTAGAGATAAGTCATTCATTCGGGAGGCAAATGGGATCATTAGAAAAGAGACTTGGGGACAGGGCTTGTGGTAGGGAAAGGATTAAAAGTCAACTGAGTAAAGGACAGATTCACTGCTCAGTAAAGATTCCTTGAGGCTCTTtctctgtgattaaaaaatcctGAACCGATACTGTGAAGCCCTGCTGGGAGCTGGCAGGACCACCGTGTCCAGATTACCAGGGGGCCCTGATCAGATCTTGTTGTGGGTATTTCACTAACCACCTGAGTGATTTGTGAGGGATTCAGTCTCTTCACTCACGCAGTGTTCTCGTGTGTGAAGTGAAGGAATCGGACAAGCTCTAAAATTCTGATTCTACCGTCTTGGTTTCCGAGAGACCAATGTCGCTGTAGCAACCATACAGCTAAAGGAATAGGCTCTTCAAAAATcacagggggggcttccctggtggcgcagtggttgagagtccgcctgccgatgcaggggacacgggttcgtgccccggtctgggaagatcccacatgccgcggagcggctgggcccgtgagccatggccgctgagcctgcgcgtccggagcctgtgctccgcaacgggagaggccacaacagtgagaggcccgcgtaccgaaaaaaaaaaaaaaaaaaaaaaaaaaaaaatcacaggggaCAGATTTCTTTCGGTTTCtagtggggtttttgtttttttttttttaatctatttctaCCATACGAAAGAGTAGGATGGTGAGAtgcattctgaaaatatttttaactactCACATTAATCAGTCTGGACGGTTAGAATTCCAAGAAAAGGAATTAATTTAGTCTGAAATAAAGCAATTTAgccatttaaaattgtatctcttttattttaatgattactGTTGAGCAAACAATCTTTACAGTAATAtaaatcagggtttttttttaatttagatctTTATCCTtgcatctatttaattttttaatttttctcatcttttcaggtttgagaaagtgaaaaaaagtgCTAGAGGAATCGTGTGTAAATTCTTATGTAATCGCAGGTTATAAGTCTTTTTAGCATCTAAGGAAGTTATGAACTTCAAACTAGGAGTCGTTTAGGTGCAGTTCCTTGAATCTACTTTTAAAGCTACTTTTGTTTTTAGTGCTTTTTGAACCACAAgtagaaagtatttttatttatttatttatttatttttgtaattctgGAAATAGAAGACTTGTCATGATACCAACAGCGAGACAGTTTTCTTTTGGTACATGTTTTAGTTATTTCCTCATGAGACTACATGAAAAGAGTGAAGTTTCTCAAAATGAGCTGCTGTCACCCATTCACCGGCTACCTCATTACTGCAGATTACAGAGCAAATCCAGTTGCCTGCAAGTAAATATTTCCTCCTGTCGCCAGCTACCCATGGATCAAATAGGACAGCTCCGTGGTAATTCTAGAAGGCCATTAAAACCCTTGCGGCGCTGGTAAGGGATGGCAGTGCTGTATGTCAGGAATAGGTAAACTGTAATTAAGAAGTTATGGATGATCTGATTACGCTTTTGCGTATCTGGTCCTGTTGTAATGTGAGCAGATTAAAATCATGTAATGGTTAAAGCTGCATGGTAATGTAAACATTTATGGCCACTTCTGCAAATTAATTTGAACTGTAAAAGTTCCCTAACGAGACGATGTCCTCCGTAACTGCGAAGGACACTGCAGCCACCGCTGCTTAATTCCTCCGTTTGAATGGTTGCCGAGCGCGCCTGTGCCCTTTTAAAGGTGATCGCTGCATGAAAGTGAAAAGGGCATTTCGAGATAACCTTTACAAGGAAAACCAAAGATGATTAATGAATTCTCAGAATCAAACATCAATAAGAAACTTAAAAGTATGTAAATACACCTATGTTAAAAGCTGGCTCTTCagacataaagatcagaggattGGAGTTCTCGAGTTTTGCTtgtcgttttttgttttttattttttttgcccgggtatttgtgggaaggaatgccactctcctttcctcccttttgcCCTTTGCAGTTGGTACGTTGAAACGTACACACGGTCTCCACAATTTACTAGTGGACGCTGAAGCCCATTTACCTCTGCGAACCTCCTGCACACCAAGCAGTCACCTGGCTTTTCTGGAGGCCGGCAGGTGTGAACAGGTGGGCTGCGGGCAGCGAGTTAAGAGAGAACCTGCAGGAAGAGCCTTAGCAGCCCGGGATGCCAAGTACAGATTCCGGGACGCTTACCAGCGTAGCTAAAGCATTTACAATTTAACCTCAACTGCAGTGGCTCCCCACGCGTTCACGTGTGGAGCCCTGATGCCTGGCGCGGTGCTAGGCATACAGCAAATAGCCAATCCAGATCTTTAAACAGAGGGAGCGCTTTACCATAAATTCACCTGGCTATTAAAAAGAAGCGACTAGAGTGGGCAGGGGATATGAAGCTCTTCAAGGCTAGTCGGTGCCAGCAGAAGACCCTACTGCCCATCAGTACTTCCCCACCCGCGCAGTCCTGTGTTGAAGCTAATACTGGGTGGCTGCGTGTGGGTCGCGGTGCTACGGTGCAGAACTGGCCGGGGACGGCCGTGGGGACTCACTCATCCTAGGTGAGAACACTGGACGTGACTCCACGCCGCGGCCAGCCTCGCGCAGCGTCTCTCGTGGTTAATGTCCCTTATCTCCTGGTTCCCTTTCTGCCTCGCCCCcgacctcctccttctcctccggAACTGCTTCGGCATCTTGAAGCTGTTGGTACTCGGACACCAAATCCTGGATATTACTCTCGGCTTCGGCAAACTCATTGATGTCCATCCCCTCGCCCGTGTACCAGTGCACGAAGGCCTTCCTCTTGAACATGGCCGAGAAGTGCTCAGAAATCCTGCTGAAGAGCTCCTGGATGGCCGTGCTGTTGCCGATGAAGGTGGCCGCCATGCTCAGCCCCCGGGGCGGGATGTCGCACACGGCCACCTTGACGTTGTTGGGTATCCACTCCACGAAGCAGCCACTGCTCCTGGTCTGCACAGCGAGCAGCTGCGCGTCCACCTCCTTGGTGGACATCCTCCCCCGGAAGATGCAGGCCACGGTCAGGTAGCGGCCGCGGCGGGGGTCGCAGGCGGCCATGGTGTTGCGGGCGTCGAACATCTGCTGGGTGAGCTCGGCCACTGAGAGCGCGCGGTACTGCTGGCTGCCCTGGGCCGTGAGCGGCGCGAAGCCGGGCATGAAGAAGTGCAGGCGCGGGAAGGGCACCATGTTCACGGCCAGCTTGCGCAGGTCGGCGTTGAGCTGGCCCGGGAAGCGCAGCGACGTGGTGACGCCGCTCATGGTCAGGGACACCAGGTGGTTGAGGTCGCCGTAGGTGGGCGTGGCCAGCCGGAGGGTGCGGAAGCAGATGTCATAGAGGGCCTCGTTGTCGATGCAGAAGCAGGCGTCCGAGTTCTGCAGGAGCTGGTGCACGGACAGCACGGCGTTGTAGGGCTCCACCACCGTGTCCGACACCTTGGGCGAGGGCATCACGCTGAAGGAGTTGAGGATGCGGTCGGGGTACTCCTCGCGGATCTTGCCCAGGAGCAGCGTGCCCATCCCCGAGCCCGTGCCCCCGCCCAGCGAGTGCACGAGCTGGAAGCCCTGCAGGCAGTCGCAGCCCTCGGCCTCGGCGCGCACCGCGTCCAGCACGCTCTCCACCAGCTCGGCCCCCTCCGTGTAGTGGCCCTTGGCCCAGTTGTTGCCGGCCCCAGAGTTACCTGCGGCACAAGGGACTCGGTTAGCCCGCTGGGGTCGGGGGAAGGGTGTCGGCAGCAACACACCAGGAGGCGCTCCTCTCTTCCCGCTGGAACCTTCCAGGAAAACCTACCGTGGACAAAGCTGTCCGGTTGGAAGAGGGCCCCCAGTCGGCTGGATCGGATGCTGTCCATGGTCCCAGGTTCCAGGTCCACCAGGACTGCTCGGGGCACGTATTTCTTACCTGCGTGGAAAAATAGGAAGAAGTCAGCCAACTGCTGTTTTTCTAAAGGTTAATGTTTCATCAGAGTAGAACCCTGTGACACGGGTCCAGAAGAAAAGAGCCCTCCTAGAAGGTGTCTGTGATAGGAAGACTGGAAATCGTATCTGGGACTGCAGCAGCGATCACACAGATCTGTAGAATGCCGCAGAAAGAACTTTCTCCATCGTTGTCCGTTTTGTTTGTTGTCTTGCCAGCGACAGGGATTTTGTTCCTATTGGAAATgattctactttttatttaaaaaccagaaaGGGAGAATTCCCcagtgatccagtggttaggactgccgCGCTCTCAACTGCCGAGGGCACGCGTTCagtccccggtcggggaactaagatcccacaagctgtgcagcgcagctgaaataaaagttttaaaaaattaaaaaataaattaattcattaaataaaaccCAGAAAGGAAGGTCGGGGCCTAAACTGCTTGTGTTGAGAGTGTGCCCCCCTCCAGTGACCAGAGACCAGTGACCCTCCAGTGGCCAGTCCTGCCCTCGGTCACTCGGGACATCCCCCATCTGGCATTCCGGTCTCGCGGGACCTCCTCTCTCTGCCGCGTCCCTGGGGCTGGTGATGGGGGCCGACAGCGAGGTCCTACCGTGGGCCTCGTTGTAGTACACGCTGACCCTCTCCAGCTGCAGGGCGCTGTCCCCGCGGTAGCTTCCGGCCCAGTCGATCCCATGCTCCTCGCCAATCACCTCCCAGAACTGAAAGCAGAAGGAGGGGAGGTCAGTGCCCAGAGGGACCCCGACAAGCGCCAGGTCGGCGACAACACATTGAGCAAAAAGACAGGAAGTGAGGGCTCCTGGGCCCGCTTCCGTCCCCAACATGGTCTTGGGGGCCCTTTTCCTAACTGCCCACCCCATGGCGTAACGTACTCTTCACCTCTGCTCACCATGAAGTGAAGATTCTTTATGTCAGCCTGAACGGCTTCAATAACATGTCAACACATAGAATATTAAATTGGATTTTGCTCCTATTAAATTCAGGCCCTTGTGTACATTAATGCTGTTCTTTTAGAGTTTCTCACGAGAAGTGCATCTCTAGTTTGGCCTTACAGTGCTTCCAGCTTGTAAAGTATAGATCCCATTACGTGAAAATAAACTGAATTCTTATCCGATTTCACAATAACATCCCCTTTCACTTTGCGGATTTATTTTCATGCAGTTTTCCCAAAAGCCCATCACTAAGACACCTATGCACGCTTTTAAACTGCGTGCATTTGGATGATCAGGTATGCGCTCGATTCAAAATTATGCGTAGCTGTTCTCTTGTAACTATCTGAGACATACTACACTTTCAATCACATTACAGCATTTATGAGTATAGGGAGGTGCCAAGCTCTTTATATGGAATGGAAACAGTTGCTGAGATAACCCCTTTTCGTTACCCTGACGGAGCACATAGTAAAGCGCA includes:
- the ATP5F1E gene encoding ATP synthase subunit epsilon, mitochondrial produces the protein MVAYWRQAGLSYIRYSQICAKAVRDALKTEFKANTEKTSGSSIKIVKVKKE
- the TUBB1 gene encoding tubulin beta-1 chain isoform X2 → MDSIRSSRLGALFQPDSFVHGNSGAGNNWAKGHYTEGAELVESVLDAVRAEAEGCDCLQGFQLVHSLGGGTGSGMGTLLLGKIREEYPDRILNSFSVMPSPKVSDTVVEPYNAVLSVHQLLQNSDACFCIDNEALYDICFRTLRLATPTYGDLNHLVSLTMSGVTTSLRFPGQLNADLRKLAVNMVPFPRLHFFMPGFAPLTAQGSQQYRALSVAELTQQMFDARNTMAACDPRRGRYLTVACIFRGRMSTKEVDAQLLAVQTRSSGCFVEWIPNNVKVAVCDIPPRGLSMAATFIGNSTAIQELFSRISEHFSAMFKRKAFVHWYTGEGMDINEFAEAESNIQDLVSEYQQLQDAEAVPEEKEEVGGEAEREPGDKGH
- the TUBB1 gene encoding tubulin beta-1 chain isoform X1 — its product is MREIVHIQIGQCGNQIGAKFWEVIGEEHGIDWAGSYRGDSALQLERVSVYYNEAHGKKYVPRAVLVDLEPGTMDSIRSSRLGALFQPDSFVHGNSGAGNNWAKGHYTEGAELVESVLDAVRAEAEGCDCLQGFQLVHSLGGGTGSGMGTLLLGKIREEYPDRILNSFSVMPSPKVSDTVVEPYNAVLSVHQLLQNSDACFCIDNEALYDICFRTLRLATPTYGDLNHLVSLTMSGVTTSLRFPGQLNADLRKLAVNMVPFPRLHFFMPGFAPLTAQGSQQYRALSVAELTQQMFDARNTMAACDPRRGRYLTVACIFRGRMSTKEVDAQLLAVQTRSSGCFVEWIPNNVKVAVCDIPPRGLSMAATFIGNSTAIQELFSRISEHFSAMFKRKAFVHWYTGEGMDINEFAEAESNIQDLVSEYQQLQDAEAVPEEKEEVGGEAEREPGDKGH